The Pricia mediterranea genome includes a window with the following:
- a CDS encoding SGNH/GDSL hydrolase family protein produces the protein MIIKSWYCSLLLVIGSHLVSAQKEPGHIWYTVTDSVAQFESQGWQNIGIGRLPSSAEHKVRKAVWNLSGHTAGLGVRFETDSDHIVIRYQVDGDLDMHHMPATAVSGVDLYVKSDSKWLWARGKTSFQETVQYNFSLDSLSDDPHEHKLFFPLYNNLKNLKIGVKYGSSFRFLPLRQENPVVVYGTSIAQGACASRPGMAWTNILSRKLDYPIVNLGFSGNGRLEPEIIDLISEIDASVFVLDCLPNLTPTEERTKKEIQKRIIESVASLREKHPQTPILLVQHAGYSDGLVDAERRKIYETLNSWMSESYSSLKKEDYKNLFLLTKDEIGLSNDAFVDGTHPTDLGMQQYAEAYAKKLMPIIEEVD, from the coding sequence ATGATTATCAAAAGCTGGTATTGCAGCCTTCTGCTTGTAATAGGAAGCCATTTGGTTTCGGCTCAAAAAGAGCCAGGCCATATCTGGTACACCGTGACCGATTCGGTAGCACAATTTGAAAGCCAAGGTTGGCAAAATATAGGAATCGGACGATTGCCCTCAAGTGCCGAGCACAAGGTTCGCAAGGCGGTTTGGAACTTGTCCGGTCACACCGCTGGCCTGGGCGTTCGTTTTGAAACGGATTCAGATCACATCGTAATCCGGTATCAGGTCGATGGGGATCTCGACATGCACCACATGCCTGCCACCGCAGTAAGCGGAGTTGATCTTTACGTCAAATCCGATTCGAAGTGGCTTTGGGCGAGGGGAAAAACAAGCTTTCAGGAGACCGTACAGTATAATTTCAGTCTTGATTCACTTTCCGATGATCCACACGAGCATAAGCTTTTTTTCCCCCTTTACAACAATCTGAAAAATCTTAAAATCGGGGTTAAGTATGGAAGTTCGTTTCGGTTTCTCCCACTACGCCAAGAGAATCCGGTGGTCGTCTATGGTACTTCAATCGCCCAAGGGGCGTGCGCCTCGCGACCGGGAATGGCGTGGACAAATATCCTTTCCCGAAAGTTGGACTATCCGATCGTTAATTTGGGTTTCTCAGGGAATGGCCGTCTGGAGCCGGAGATAATCGACCTGATCAGCGAAATCGATGCTTCGGTTTTTGTGCTCGATTGTCTGCCCAACTTGACCCCTACCGAAGAACGTACAAAAAAAGAAATTCAAAAGCGTATTATTGAAAGTGTTGCATCCCTTCGGGAAAAACATCCGCAAACTCCGATCTTATTGGTGCAGCACGCAGGATATTCCGACGGATTGGTGGACGCAGAACGGCGAAAGATTTACGAAACCTTGAATTCCTGGATGTCGGAATCCTATTCCTCACTTAAAAAAGAGGATTATAAAAACCTTTTTCTGCTGACCAAGGACGAAATCGGACTATCGAACGATGCCTTTGTCGATGGTACGCATCCTACGGACCTAGGGATGCAGCAGTACGCCGAGGCTTACGCCAAAAAGCTCATGCCAATAATTGAAGAAGTCGATTGA
- a CDS encoding fructosamine kinase family protein has translation MKKSIELPIKTAPGKVNWIVNEYGMDDAIKDDVERLLNTTIKDVRPVSGGDISMAFLLETGTQHLFCKLNPADNAHNMFMAEKKGLEAIVKTKSIAAPKVVLCEVIEKNAILILEYIEPKMASSKEMRRFGKQLAAMHTKAFGDNFGWEHDNFIGNLPQSNINYTDWSEFYVAERLLPQLKLAKNGGRLRSNEIPSEDQMLKTCRNLFPEVKPSLLHGDLWSGNYLISQNGTPYLIDPATYYGHHEVDIAMTRLFGGFGQSFYDGYYADGSKVGGEAERNDIYQLYYLLVHLNLFGASYKAPVTDILNRYF, from the coding sequence TTGAAGAAGTCGATTGAATTACCCATCAAAACAGCACCTGGAAAAGTCAATTGGATCGTAAATGAATACGGTATGGATGATGCGATCAAAGACGACGTAGAACGACTGCTAAATACCACGATTAAAGATGTGCGGCCCGTTTCTGGCGGGGATATTTCCATGGCATTTCTACTGGAGACCGGAACGCAGCATCTTTTTTGTAAACTCAACCCTGCCGATAACGCCCACAACATGTTCATGGCGGAGAAAAAAGGGCTGGAAGCCATTGTTAAAACGAAATCCATTGCCGCCCCCAAAGTAGTGCTTTGTGAAGTCATTGAAAAAAACGCTATCTTGATTTTGGAATATATTGAACCGAAAATGGCCTCCTCCAAGGAGATGCGGCGATTCGGAAAGCAACTGGCTGCCATGCACACGAAAGCTTTTGGGGATAACTTTGGGTGGGAACATGATAACTTTATCGGCAACCTACCACAATCGAACATTAATTATACCGACTGGTCCGAATTTTACGTTGCGGAACGCTTGCTACCACAATTAAAGCTGGCCAAAAACGGAGGGCGGCTCCGGAGTAACGAAATCCCATCCGAAGACCAGATGCTCAAAACCTGTCGCAATCTCTTTCCGGAGGTAAAACCATCCCTTTTACACGGAGACCTTTGGAGCGGCAACTATCTGATTTCCCAGAACGGCACGCCCTACCTTATCGACCCCGCTACGTACTACGGGCATCACGAAGTCGATATCGCCATGACCCGTCTTTTTGGAGGTTTTGGACAATCGTTTTACGATGGCTACTACGCTGATGGCTCTAAGGTTGGCGGGGAAGCGGAGCGTAACGACATCTATCAACTGTATTACCTGTTGGTTCACCTGAACTTGTTCGGAGCTTCGTACAAAGCCCCGGTCACCGATATCCTAAATCGGTATTTTTGA